A region of Ornithodoros turicata isolate Travis chromosome 5, ASM3712646v1, whole genome shotgun sequence DNA encodes the following proteins:
- the LOC135394991 gene encoding leucine-rich repeat-containing protein 4-like, whose product MLTIAVLVSVGLNAVLGMPGSCPQVCSCKWSGGKQTVECAGAGLSSVPDALAPSTQVLNLTGNVLQRLASREFQRAGLVHLQRIYLSRCGVVQLAKDAFYGLSNLVELDLSHNFLTAPPELPHCVHLRRLLLSANPIHRLEATAFAGLSNLVTLELSGCQLSSLDTAAFRGLTSLAFLRLDGNRLRALPPDIADALPPLHALDLNDNPWKCDCTLRRVRRWMEEHNVPLSAPPMCDAPPRLAGMSWDKLDVDDFACSPEVTALDARVTASEGDNATLRCEVTSEPSAQVRWIWRSRKIGNLSLMSFGRQMYLIREGDSGPIRSSTLTIINVMLKDSGRYLCVAGNRAGTVTANVTLIVRPRSAAELAGLTGAEIGGIVVGLMLVLAILLAAACALALQSRRPERKGLASCCQHKDFQSTKENHVPLRDLLDTKGHDSSEDEADRVQVHDSGNGGYHSDSAAATDCSSPAPLLEKRSTKRATSDANYGGGGSSSSSTEASVKSPAGIVAAVLRGEYRTSKGGSTEDSGVDAVRVSEKLGTARHEQVCATHWKRGNGAVVANPLYLALSPEARDSPDEGLGDEREYETDILD is encoded by the exons ATGCTTACCATCGCAGTGCTGGTGAGCGTGGGGTTGAACGCTGTGCTCGGCATGCCCGGTAGCTGCCCTCAGGTCTGCAGTTGCAAGTGGAGTGGCGGCAAACAGACAGTCGAGTGTGCGGGTGCTGGACTGTCTTCCGTACCAGACGCCCTAGCCCCGTCAACGCAAGTGCTCAACCTCACGGGAAACGTCTTGCAACGACTCGCCAGCAGAGAGTTTCAACGGGCTGGACTCGTTCACCTGCAGCGTATCTACCTATCTCGGTGCGGCGTTGTCCAGCTGGCCAAAGACGCCTTCTACGGCCTAAGCAACCTCGTAGAACTGGACCTCAGCCATAACTTTTTAACAGCTCCACCGGAGTTGCCGCACTGCGTTCATCTACGCAGACTACTGCTTAGTGCGAACCCAATCCATCGTCTCGAGGCGACGGCCTTTGCGGGGCTCAGCAACCTGGTGACGCTGGAGCTCAGCGGGTGTCAATTAAGCAGCCTAGACACGGCTGCGTTTCGCGGATTGACATCGTTAGCGTTTCTTCGACTGGACGGTAACAGACTACGTGCTCTTCCACCGGACATAGCGGACGCTCTGCCCCCGTTACACGCGCTGGACCTCAACGACAACCCGTGGAAGTGCGACTGTACGTTAAGACGAGTCCGGCGTTGGATGGAGGAACACAACGTTCCTCTGTCGGCTCCACCCATGTGTGACGCACCCCCTCGCCTAGCAGGGATGTCATGGGACAAGCTCGACGTTGACGACTTCGCCTGTTCCCCGGAGGTGACCGCGCTGGACGCCAGGGTGACCGCTAGTGAGGGTGACAACGCTACTTTGAGGTGTGAAGTGACTTCCGAACCTTCGGCTCAAGTTCGGTGGATCTGGAGAAGCAGAAAAATCGGAAACTTGTCTCTAATGTCGTTCGGAAGACAAATGTACTTAATTAGAGAAGGAGATAGCGGGCCGATACGGTCGAGTACCTTAACTATCATTAACGTTATGCTCAAAGATAGTGGCCGATATCTGTGTGTTGCGGGTAATAGAGCGGGTACGGTGACAGCCAATGTTACTCTGATCGTTCGTCCTCGGTCGGCTGCCGAGTTAGCGGGTCTCACCGGGGCCGAGATAGGTGGCATCGTTGTCGGTTTGATGCTTGTGCTGGCCATACTCCTAGCAGCAGCATGTGCCCTTGCGTTACAATCACGGCGGCCCGAACGAAAAGGTCTCGCATCCTGTTGCCAACACAAAGACTTTCAATCAACAAAGGAGAACCACGTGCCACTGAGGGACCTGTTGGATACGAAAGGGCATGACTCCAGCGAAGATGAAGCAGACAGAGTGCAG GTCCACGACTCGGGTAATGGCGGCTACCACTCGGACTCGGCCGCTGCGACGGACTGCAGCAGCCCGGCTCCACTTCTAGAGAAGCGCTCGACCAAAAGAGCGACCTCCGACGCCAACTACGGCGGGGGAGGATCCTCTTCGTCGTCTACAGAGGCTTCAGTCAAGTCTCCAGCGGGTATCGTGGCGGCTGTTCTCAGAGGGGAATACCGGACTTCCAAGGGGGGTTCCACCGAGGACTCGGGAGTGGACGCggtgagagtgagtgagaaactGGGTACCGCCAGACACGAACAGGTGTGTGCCACGCATTGGAAGAGGGGAAACGGTGCTGTGGTAGCGAACCCTCTCTATCTGGCTCTGTCGCCCGAAGCGAGAGACTCGCCGGACGAAGGACTCGGGGATGAGAGGGAATACGAGACGGATATCCTCGACTGA